In Zingiber officinale cultivar Zhangliang chromosome 3B, Zo_v1.1, whole genome shotgun sequence, a single window of DNA contains:
- the LOC122056152 gene encoding ubiquitin-conjugating enzyme E2-17 kDa-like, translating into MASRRIQKELLDLQKDPPTSCSAGPVGEDLFHWQATIMGPTESPYSGGVFFVKIHFPPDYPFKPPKVNFQTKVYHPNINSNGSICLDILKEQWSPALTISKVLLSICSLLTDPNPDDPLVPEIAHIYKTQRSRYEETARAWTQKYAMG; encoded by the exons atggctAGCAGAAGAATTCAAAAGGAGCTCTTGGACTTGCAGAAGGATCCTCCTACATCATGCAGTGCTGGACCTGTTGGAGAAGATTTGTTCCATTGGCAGGCAACAATCATGGGTCCTACTGAAAGCCCCTATTCAGGAGGGGTGTTTTTTGTTAAGATTCATTTCCCACCAGACTATCCATTTAAGCCTCCTAAAGTCAACTTCCAAACAAAG GTTTACCACCCGAACATCAACTCAAATGGAAGCATCTGCCTTGACATCCTTAAGGAGCAGTGGAGCCCTGCACTGACCATCTCCAAGGTTCTCCTCTCGATTTGCTCTCTCCTGACTGACCCGAACCCAGACGACCCCCTTGTTCCTGAGATCGCCCACATCTACAAGACGCAGAGGTCACGATACGAGGAGACTGCTCGAGCATGGACCCAAAAGTATGCCATGGGATGA